The Streptomyces tubercidicus DNA segment CACGGTGGACCGTGCCGCGGCGGCGACCGTCACCACGATGGAGCACGCGGTGAGAGCCATCGCCAGTCCACGCCTGAGACGTGCAGCGCGCATCGCCGGTCGTCCTTCCTGTTCGTTCCGGGAACCCAGAAGGAGGTTAGTGACGGGACGGGCCGAATAAATCACGCCGCGGGGCGGACTTGGCGGTAGCTCTCAGGTAGGGGGTCGGCTACGTGGCGCGGGCGGCAAGGCCGGCCCGGCGAGCGGGTCTTGGGCTCCCCGCCGTCCTGCCGTCCTGGCGTCCTGGCGTCCTGGCGTCCTGGCGCCCCGCCCTCCCGCCATCCTGCCGCCCCGCCGTCCTGCGTCAGACCCAGTCCTGGTTGCCCAAGTGGTGGGCGAATACGGGCCGGTGAGCTAGGTGGGTAGCGGCGGGGAACTCTAAAGCGGTGCGGGCGATAAGGGCCGGCGCGGGAGCGGGAATGGCAGGGTGGGTGGTGGCGCCGGATTTCAACGAGTTGAACCCGGACGCCTCCCCTCAAGCGGCCTACGGAGCGCGCTTACGCAGTCTGCGAGAGGCGGGCGGACTCAAGAGGAGCTGGCCGAACGCGCGGACCAGCCCTCGCCAAGCGGCGGGGGCCGTCGTCGTCACTCGCCCGCCTCTGCGTCACGAGTACCGCATGTCCAACATCGCGCGAGAGGAAGCCATGGGATCGAGTGACAACACCGCGTCGCCCACCGGGGGAACAGCCGAGACCTCTAGCGTCAGGGCGGTGAATACCGACGCAATCGCCATCCCCGAGGCCGACGCCGAACGACTGCGCAACGCCCTGGTCGACCAGATCCGCGCGGACGGACATGCCCGTACGCCCGATGTGGAGAGGGCACTGCGCACCGTGCCCCGTCACAAGTTCGTGCCCGGCGCTTCGCTTGAAGATGCCTACGCAAACTCGCCGGTGCCCATCAAGTACGACTCCGACGGCACATCGATCTCCTGTGCCTCCCAGCCGGTCGTCGTCGCCCTCATGCTGGACCAGCTTCAGGCACAGCCAGGCGAGCGCATCCTCGAAATCGGCGCCGGCACCGGCTACAACGCCGCTCTGCTCGCTCACTTGGTCGGCGACAGCGGCCACGTCACCACCATCGACGTCGACGACGACCTCGTGCAGGGAGCCCGCGCGCACCTGTCGGCCGCCGGCTGCACCAATGTCGAGGCACTGACCCGTGACGGGGCCCTCGGCCACGCCGAGGGTGCACCGTACGACCGCATCATCGCCACTGTTGGCGCGCACGGCGTCCCGCGCGCCTGGCTCGATCAGCTCGCTCCCGGGGGTCGGCTCCTCGTTCCGCAGCGCCTCAAAGGTTCTGTGGCTCGCTCCGTCGCCTATGAGCAGCGCGATGGCCGGTGGGTGTCCCTCGGCAGCGAGATGAACACCTTCATGCCGCTGCGGCGCGGCATTGCCGACGATGGCCGTCGTGTCATCCCGCTCAGTGCGGACGGAACCGTACGGCTCCAGGCTCACGCCGGGCAGCACATCGACGCCGGCGCCCTCTCCGGAGTCCTCGGTCAACCGCGTACGGAGGAGTGGACCGGGATGACGGTCCACGCCATGGAGTCGCCGGAGTGGATGGAGTTGTTCGTCAGCTGCTCCGTGCCGTCCGGGCTGATTCGGATGCTGTTCCCGCAGAGCGCCAAGGGCACACTCCTCAGCGACGACCCCTATCCCTCGTCGGCCGCGGCTGTCGACAAGGGGGCCGTCGCCTACCTTGCGCGCCGCCTGTCGGAGAAGAAGACCCCCGAGGGTGGCAGGCTCTGGGAGTTCGGCGTCATCGGTCACGGCCCCGGCAGTGACGAGTTGGCTGCGACGGTCGCGGACGCCATCCGCACCTGGGACCGCGACTACCGCGGTCGTGCGGCGACGTTCGAGCTTCAGCCCCTCGACGCCCCTGCGATTGAGCAGCGCCCCGGCCTCTTCGCTCTCGACACCCCGTTGAACCGCATCGTCGTCGACTGGCAGTGACGCCCTGCGGGGCGGTGCCCGCGCGGCCTCATGGCACGGCGCTTCCCGCTCGTTGCCCGGTTCCGGACCGGGTATGCGCCTCATTGCGGAGGAGCACGTCATACGAGCAGGGCTCCTCCCTCACGTGACGTGCTGGAGGGAGAAGGCTGCCGTGTAGCCCGCGCCGCTTTCCACGCAGGCCCAGGCGACCGAGCCCAGGGCGCTGTACGGGGCGATGTGGCGGTACGTCAGGCCAGTGACGCCGGCCATGTGCGGGGCAACGGTCCGCATCACAGGGATGAAGCGGAAGATCAGGAGGGTTTGGCCGGCGCGCTTGTTCATGAGGGTTTCGGCTCGCTGCCAGGCCGAGGCGGGTATGCGGCGGCCGAGCTGCGCGGTCCGGAGGCGCTTGCCCAGCAGGTGGCCGGTTCGGTGGCCGAGAGCGTCCCCGATCATGACGGCGCCGGCGGCAACCGCGATGACCCCGCACAGGTTCAAGCTGCCGGTACGGGCCAGGGCTCCCGCGGTGAGCATGAGAACGAGGGTGGGAATGAAGGCACCCACCAGCAATATGGATTCTCCAATAATTGCTGCGGCCAGCACCGCATACGCGGCGGCAGGGGGAATGGTGCTGAGCAGGGCGGCGAGGCTGTCCATTGCGCTAAATCGCGATAGGCGGCCGGGCGGTCAGCACCTCGGACTGGTTGACGGCATCGAGCGGCCGGCGCAGTTGCCACACCATCGCGGGTGGCAGATTTCCCCACACGGTCCAGCAACCGACCGCGTAACGGCGGTGATAGTGGTGCAGCAGGTCTTTGACCTCGCGTTGACGGCGAGCCTCCGGGCGGGATGTCAGCAAGGCGCGGACCCAGCGACTGCCGCAATAGGAGAAGTAGGTGAGTGTGCCCCCGGGACGGAGCAGATCGAAGTAGCGGCCCATGATGTCGTCCACCTGCCGGGGGGAGAAGTTGGAGAACGGCAGGCCGGAGACGATCACGTCATAGCGGCGGTCGGTGGCGAGCTGTTCGACACCGATGTCGTGGACGCGTATGCGCTCCTGCTGTTCCCCCAGGTTCGGGTACCCGCGAACCAGCTCACGCAGATGCTCGGCGAACTGGGCGTTGGCTTCCACGATGTCCAGCCGGCTTCCCCGGGGTATTCGGGGCAGCAGAACTCGTGTGACCGAGCCGGTACCTGCGCCGACTTCCAGGACGTTCGAACTGCGCGGCGCTCGTTCCAGCAACGGGTTGGCCAGCAGGTTGGACAGCGACTTACTGCTGGGGGCGACGGAGCCGACCGTGCGGTGGTGCCGTATCGATTCCACCAAGAAGGTCCAGCCTTCGGTCGCACGCCGAGTCCGGAGGCGGTGGTGAGCAGTGTTCTCGTTCATAAGGAAAGGGAATTTCTGTGAGGAGGAGGCGGCGAAGCCGTCATATGCGGTAAACCGCCCTTTTTTGCGGGCAAGGGGTCTCCTGGAAGAAGGGGTTCCTGGAAGAGGGACGGAGGATTCGATGTCCCCATCCTCGAATGCGCGGCTCATAGCCGTCCTCCCCCAGAGGACCCCAAAGCCGGACGGTCCTGGAGTGCCATGACTGGCCCCGGCGTCATCCTCTGGATGGACGGGCACCCGCCCTGAGAGCTAGGTGTTCTGTCCGGGAAGGTTCACCGGGGTGGGCCGTGGTGGTGGATGACGTCGCGGGGTGGCTGCGGGCGGCTTCGAAATCGTTGGACGCCCTTTGGGTTGGTGGGCGAGCATCCGCAGGTGACAGATGAAGCCGACTGCTGGGGGCCGTTCACGCGGAGCCCGAAACGTGTGCATTTTGTCGAGCTGCCCGGCGGGGCGATGTCCGCATTGCTCGATGGAGACCTGTCCGAAGCCAGCAGGGTGGCCGGGGTCTCGCTGACCGAGTACTTCGTGACCGATGGAGCACGGTGGCTGTGGCAGTTCCGGCTCGACCAGATGGCCGCCGATCCCGTCCATGCGCGGTGGATGGTGCGGCAGGCGGTCGTCGGCGACAAGGGTCTCGTCGTCGGACATGCCGGGTTCCACGGACCGCCTGATGAGGTCGGCATGGTCGAGATCGGCTACTCCATTGCTCCCGACTTCCGTCGCCAGGGATACGCCCGATCCGCGCTGATCGAGTTGCTCCGCCGGGCAGCAGCCGATACCGCAGTCACAACTGTGCGGGCGACGATCAGCCCCGACAACGTGGCATCCCTGGCCACGATCTCGGGCTTCGGCTTCGTTGAGGTCGGAGAGCAGTGGGACGAGGAGGATGGTCTCGAACTCGTCTTCGAGGTTCCTGCCCGCCGGGTTCCACCCGCCTGAGGGTCCAGACAGGCCGGGCAACCCGGCGAACCTACGCGGTCAGAGCGCTAGCCGCCGGCGAGCAGCCTGCCCACCTCGCCCACCAGAGAGGGCGCCTGCGCCAGCAGGTAGAAGTGGTCACCGGGCAGGATCCGCAGCCCGAAGTCCCCCTCGGTCACCTCGGCCCAGGCCCGCATGTCCGCCTCCTGGACATGCGGGTCACGGTCGCCGAGCAGCGCGGTCACCGGCACCGCGATCCGGGGCGGCGGATCGGCCGGACGGTAGTCGTCGATCAGCCGGTAGTCGGCGCGGATGGCAGGCAGCAGCAGCTCCCGCAGATCGGGGTGGTCCAGGGCGCCGGAGGACGTACCGCCGAGCCCCTTCACATTCCGCACCAGCACCTCATCGCTCTCCCGGGAGATCCCGGACGGCCGCAGCCGGGACGGTGCGCCGCGGCTGGAGACCAGCAGCCGCCGCAGCACCCGCCCGTGGCGCCGCTCGATCCGCATCGCCACCTCATGCGCGACCGAGGCGCCCATGCTGTGCCCGAAGAACGCGAGTGGCCGGTCCAGGGCGGGCACCAGCTCCTCGGCGATGCGGTCGGCGAGCACGTCCATCGTCTCGACGGCGGGCAGCGCTATCCGGTCCTCCCGGCCGGGATAACAGACCGCGGCCACCTCGATATCCGCCGGCAGCCACTGCGGCCAGTCCCGGAAAAAGCTGGCCGCGCCCCCCGCGTGCGGAAAGCAGACCAGCCGCAGCCGGGGGTCGGCCACCGGCCGGGGACGGCGGAACCACTCCTGGTCCAGGGCGCGATACGAGCCCTTCACGGCTCGGGAAACAGTCATGTTCAACCCTTCGGGAGAGACAGCGCCGGGAGAGACGGCACCGGGAGGTACGACCGGGGCCGGACGCGGCCGGAAACGGTACCGGGCGCCCCTATCGACGCCGTATCAGCCGCCGTATCAGGGCACCGTCGCCCGCCTCCGCCCCCGCGAACCGGGCGGTAATGACGACACAATGACGCCCCGATTGCCGCTCTCCCTAGCGTGCTTGAGCAGGTAGACGGCCCGCCCGGCGGGTCACGAGCGGGGGGCAGGGAGTCGACTCCGTCCGGCGATGCCGACGGCCGGCTCGACCGGGCGGCCGGGGCCCGGGGTGGCCCTGCTGCGGCGCTGGGGCGTGCTCGACAAGGTGATCGCCACCGGCTGCCCGCCGCTGGACCGGGCCGTCTACCGGATCGCGGACATCCGTATCGAGGGCTGCTCGATCCCGGTCGACGGCCACCGCGCCGCGTACGCCCCGCGCCGCTATCTGCTGGACGAGATCCTCGCGGACGCCGCGGACGCCGCGGTCGCCTCGGGCATGGAGTTCCGCCAGGGCCGCACCGTGACCGAGGTGCTGTCCGACGACGAGGGCCAGGCCACCGGGGTGCGCTGCCGTACCTCCGACGGCGCGACCACGGAGGAGCACGCCCGCCTGATGGTCGGCGCTGACGGCATGCGCTTGGAGGTCCGACGATGCCCCTGCGCCTGCACCCTGACGTGGTTGCCACCGACATCGACGACGGCACGGTCCTGCTCAACGAACGCACCGGCCGCTACTGGCAGCTCAAACCTCACCCGAAGGGGCACTACAAGACCCTGATGTCTATTCCTCCGGTGGGGGCCGGGGGGGAGGACCGGGTGAGCAGGGGGACGTTTCGCCAAACACACCCACCCGTCTCCCGCCACCTCGTTAAAGTGACCCTCCGCCATGACGGCGGCCACAGAACGGGGAACGACGATGCAGGTCGCTTATCTCGCGGAACAGAGCTCCCACGCCCTCCCTGGGTGGGCACCCCCGGCACTCGTGGGTTCGGCGATCACCGCTTGCGTCACCCTGCTCGTCTGGTACTTGAATTCCCGGCGCGAACCGGTCAAGCGCATCACCTGGGAAGCCCGCACCCAGTCCAGCATCGTCTCCATTGACCGGGACTTCCAGCAGAAGGTGGGCATATCTTACGGCGGCCGGAATGTCAGCGATCTGTGCGCCATCAAGGTCAAGCTCAAGAACACCGGCAACAAGGTCATCAAGGACCATAAGATCCGGTTCCGCTTTCCCGGCGATTCAGAAGTCCTGGAATCCCACTTCTCCCCGGAACCCGAAGAGGAACTCGGCGCCTCCCTGCTGCCTCACGACACCGGGGACACCAGCGCCGGCCTGCTCTGCCACATCGCCCACCTTGAGGTTGACCAGGAAGTATCCATCGAGCTCCTGGTAGCCGGAAACGAGGCCAAGAACTGGAAGCGTCCGCACTCGCACAATGACGAGGGCGACGTACAGTTCCGCGAAAAGTCCCCCGAGGGCACCACGAGCGACGCCCAGCGCGTCACAGCGTTTCTCGCACTCGCTCTCTCCCTCATCTCAGCTCCACCGATCCTCTCCGTATTCGGAGGTATCGGAGCCTTGGCGGGATCCCTCATCCAGCTCCTGCTGCTTGCCGCCACTCTGCTGATTCTCCCCGCCGCCATCCGCGCCATCATCAGGGAATTCAGGAAATCCCTCACCGGCGATTCCACGACCATGCACCTGCACGGCTCACACAGCTCGGTGTTCTACAGCACCCGCTCGGGCTCCATCGGAACCCCTCGGCCCCACCGGGACACATCGGCGTCCGAAGACACCGCCAGCGTCTAACTGCGGCGGGCACGGAGGCTGTTGACGCCGCTGTGGGGGCGGGTCAGCTCCCGTTGATCAGGCCCGTCGATCAGGCCCGTCGATCAGCCCCAGATAGCGGCTGAGATGAGTGGCGGCGTCGAGCATGGCCAGCCCCCGCTCCGTGAGCTTTTGTCGCCAGTCGTCCAGGGCCTGCGACAGGCTGTCGGTGCCGCCGGCCGTGCGGATCTGCTGGACCACGGTGGCGATGTGTTCCAGCGGATAGCCGCCGCGTCGGAGCAGATGGGCAAGCTCGGCATCACGGATATCGCTCGCGCGGAAAACGCGGTACCCGGTGACGGGGTCGCGCGCGGGCACGACGATCCCGACGGCTTCCCAGTTGCGCAAGGTCGCCGGAGTGACACCGAGCTGATGGGCAAGCTCACCTACGGTACGGGTGGCACGCTCCGCCGAAGGCGCCGAACCGGCCTCGGACTCCACCGTCAGGTGATCCACCGCCCTGCGCACCGCCTCCAGGGTCTCCCGGTCACGGAGCAACTGACCATGCCCCCGATCGATGATCGTCAAAGCCTCGTCGATCTCACCCCGGTGCACCGCGTTCATGATCTGGCCGCCGGCCGCATAGCCATACCCCGGGACGAGCGAGAGATAGGCACGCAGCGCTTCCGCATGCGCCTCGGTATAGATCCGGTACCCACTACGCGTCCGCTCCGCAGGCGGAAGGCACCCATCCCGCTCGTAGTTGCGCACCGCCTGAGTGGAAATACCGTGCTCACGTGCAAGATCGGCCGGCCGCACAACCATCCCCCCATCTATCCCCGCTTTGAAACTCTACCCCCACCCCAACCCCCCACAACCCCAAATCATCCCCGCCCAAACCCCCAACCCACCCCCACCCACATCGCAAAACCCTCAACCGTACTTTCAAAGATACGCTTGAGGCCCATGATGACCATGACTCAGGACATCCGGAACTTCGTGACCGCGTCATGCGAACTGTTGGCGCTCGGTGAACCCACCCACCAGGAACCGGCCTTCGGACAGGTCCGCAACGAACTCTTCGCCCAACTCGTCGACCTCGGCTTCCGCTCGATCGCCCTCGAAACCGATCGCGTCGCCGCACTCGCCGTGAACGACTACGTCCAGGAGGGCACCGGAACCCTCGACACGGTGATGGCCGACGGCTTCTCCCACGGCTTCGGAAAGCTGGCCGCCAACCGCGAACTGGTCACCTGGATCCGCGAGTACAACCGGACCCGCCCCCCAGCAGAACGACTCACCTTCCACGGCTTCGACGCCCCACTGGAGAACACTCAGGCCCCCAGCCCCCGCCCCTACCTCGAATACGCCGCCAACTACCTGGCCCTTGACCTCACCTTCGACACCGGCTTCGACAGCGACTTCGACCTCGCCGGCCTCACAGGCGACGACGAACGCTGGAGCCGCACCGAAGCCATCACCGACCCCTCCATGTCCCCCGGCGCAACGCCCGAGGCCGAAAAACTGCGCACCCTCGCGGACGACCTGCTCACCTCGCTCCACACCCGCGCCCCGAGGCTGATCGCCACCACCTCCCTCGCCGAGTGGCACCGGGCCAAGACCCACCTCACCGCCGGCCTCGGCCTGCTGCGCTATCACAAGCAGTCAGCCCAGCCCCTGGAGGAGAGCGCCCGGGTCTCCCGCCTGCTCGCCACCCGCGACGCCCTCATGGCCCAAAACCTCCTCGACATCCGCGACACCGAGGCCCAACGGGGCCCGACCCTGGTCTTCGCCCACAACCTCCACCTACAACGCACCCCGAGCCACTGGTCCCTGGGAGCGCTGGACACCACCTGGTTCGGCGCCGGCGCCATCCTCGCCTCACTACGGGGCGACCACTACACCGTCATCGCCGGCAGCCTCGGCCGCAGCCAAGCCCTCGGCCTCCAAGCCCCCGCCCCCCACACCTACGAGTCCTACCTCCAACACCACACCACCACCTGGGGCCTCACCCCCACCACCACACTCCCTCCCGCCCACCCCCGCACCGACACCACCCCCCAACAGGGCTACTTCCCCCTCGACCAACCAACCCTCGACACCGCCGACGCCCTCCTCCACATCAACACCGGCACCGCCGCACAGAGCACATGAAGAAGCACCGGCCGAGAGCGGCGCCCACCGGCCCGCGCCGGTGTCACTGCCGCAGATAGGCCAGAACAGCCAGGACGCGGCGGTGATCGGTGCCGCTCTCGGGCAGGCCGAGCTTGTCGAAGATGTTCCCGATGTGCTTCGACACCGCTGCCTGGCTGACGGACAGGGAGCGCGCGATGGAGGCGTTGGAGCGGCCCTCCGCCATCAGCGCCAGGACCTCCTTCTCCCGCCGCGTCAGACTCTGCACCGAGGACCGTCCCCTGCGACGGCCCAGCAGCCGGCGGACGATTTCCGTGTCCATGACGGTCTCGCCGTCGGCCACCCGCTGCACCGAGCCGAGGAATTCCGGGATATCGCCCACCCGGTCCTTGAGCAGGTATCCCACTCCGGAGGAATGCGTCTCCAGCAATTCCGCCGCGTAGTCCGCGTCCAGGTACTGCGAGAGCACCAGCACGCCGAGGCCGGGGCTCTCCGCGCGCAGGGCGATGGCCGCGCGCAGGCCCTCGTCCTTGAAGCCCGGCGGCAGCCGCACGTCCACCAGGGCGAGATCGGGACGGTGTTCCCGCACCGCGGCGATGAGGGACGGCGCATTGTCGACCGCGGCGACGACGTGATGGCCGAATTTACTGAGGATCTGTACCAGGCCCTCCCTGAGCAGGGAGGAGTCCTCCGCGATCACGATCCGCACGGAATCTCCACATGCAAGAGGGTCGGGCCGCCGGCCGGGCTCGACAGATGAACGGTGCCGCCGAAGACCGCGACCCGGTCCGCGAGCCCCAGCAGACCGGTCCCGGACTCCGCGTCGGCGCCACCGACGCCATTGTCGCGCACCTCCAGAACGAGCCCGGTGCCCGTGCGGCGCAGCGACAGCCGGCCTTCGGTGGCGGCGCTGTGCTTGGTGACGTTGGCCATCGCCTCGCAGGCCACGAAGTACGTTGCCGCCTCCACGGCCTCCGGCGGACGCTCGGCCAGCGCGACATCGGTCTCCACCGGCAGGACGGCGTCTTCCGCCAGCTCGACCAGCGCGGCGGACAGGCCCCGGTCGGTGAGCGTCGCGGGGTAGATGCCGTGGACGAGTTCCCGGAGTTCCCGGAGGGTCGTCCGCGCCTCCTCGGCAGCCTTGTCGACGAGTTCGCGGGCGGCGCT contains these protein-coding regions:
- a CDS encoding FAD-dependent oxidoreductase — protein: MPTAGSTGRPGPGVALLRRWGVLDKVIATGCPPLDRAVYRIADIRIEGCSIPVDGHRAAYAPRRYLLDEILADAADAAVASGMEFRQGRTVTEVLSDDEGQATGVRCRTSDGATTEEHARLMVGADGMRLEVRRCPCACTLTWLPPTSTTARSCSTNAPAATGSSNLTRRGTTRP
- a CDS encoding erythromycin esterase family protein yields the protein MMTMTQDIRNFVTASCELLALGEPTHQEPAFGQVRNELFAQLVDLGFRSIALETDRVAALAVNDYVQEGTGTLDTVMADGFSHGFGKLAANRELVTWIREYNRTRPPAERLTFHGFDAPLENTQAPSPRPYLEYAANYLALDLTFDTGFDSDFDLAGLTGDDERWSRTEAITDPSMSPGATPEAEKLRTLADDLLTSLHTRAPRLIATTSLAEWHRAKTHLTAGLGLLRYHKQSAQPLEESARVSRLLATRDALMAQNLLDIRDTEAQRGPTLVFAHNLHLQRTPSHWSLGALDTTWFGAGAILASLRGDHYTVIAGSLGRSQALGLQAPAPHTYESYLQHHTTTWGLTPTTTLPPAHPRTDTTPQQGYFPLDQPTLDTADALLHINTGTAAQST
- a CDS encoding response regulator transcription factor → MRIVIAEDSSLLREGLVQILSKFGHHVVAAVDNAPSLIAAVREHRPDLALVDVRLPPGFKDEGLRAAIALRAESPGLGVLVLSQYLDADYAAELLETHSSGVGYLLKDRVGDIPEFLGSVQRVADGETVMDTEIVRRLLGRRRGRSSVQSLTRREKEVLALMAEGRSNASIARSLSVSQAAVSKHIGNIFDKLGLPESGTDHRRVLAVLAYLRQ
- a CDS encoding class I SAM-dependent methyltransferase is translated as MESIRHHRTVGSVAPSSKSLSNLLANPLLERAPRSSNVLEVGAGTGSVTRVLLPRIPRGSRLDIVEANAQFAEHLRELVRGYPNLGEQQERIRVHDIGVEQLATDRRYDVIVSGLPFSNFSPRQVDDIMGRYFDLLRPGGTLTYFSYCGSRWVRALLTSRPEARRQREVKDLLHHYHRRYAVGCWTVWGNLPPAMVWQLRRPLDAVNQSEVLTARPPIAI
- a CDS encoding MerR family transcriptional regulator is translated as MVVRPADLAREHGISTQAVRNYERDGCLPPAERTRSGYRIYTEAHAEALRAYLSLVPGYGYAAGGQIMNAVHRGEIDEALTIIDRGHGQLLRDRETLEAVRRAVDHLTVESEAGSAPSAERATRTVGELAHQLGVTPATLRNWEAVGIVVPARDPVTGYRVFRASDIRDAELAHLLRRGGYPLEHIATVVQQIRTAGGTDSLSQALDDWRQKLTERGLAMLDAATHLSRYLGLIDGPDRRA
- a CDS encoding GNAT family N-acetyltransferase, with the protein product MSALLDGDLSEASRVAGVSLTEYFVTDGARWLWQFRLDQMAADPVHARWMVRQAVVGDKGLVVGHAGFHGPPDEVGMVEIGYSIAPDFRRQGYARSALIELLRRAAADTAVTTVRATISPDNVASLATISGFGFVEVGEQWDEEDGLELVFEVPARRVPPA
- a CDS encoding thioesterase II family protein, yielding MTVSRAVKGSYRALDQEWFRRPRPVADPRLRLVCFPHAGGAASFFRDWPQWLPADIEVAAVCYPGREDRIALPAVETMDVLADRIAEELVPALDRPLAFFGHSMGASVAHEVAMRIERRHGRVLRRLLVSSRGAPSRLRPSGISRESDEVLVRNVKGLGGTSSGALDHPDLRELLLPAIRADYRLIDDYRPADPPPRIAVPVTALLGDRDPHVQEADMRAWAEVTEGDFGLRILPGDHFYLLAQAPSLVGEVGRLLAGG
- a CDS encoding DedA family protein, producing MDSLAALLSTIPPAAAYAVLAAAIIGESILLVGAFIPTLVLMLTAGALARTGSLNLCGVIAVAAGAVMIGDALGHRTGHLLGKRLRTAQLGRRIPASAWQRAETLMNKRAGQTLLIFRFIPVMRTVAPHMAGVTGLTYRHIAPYSALGSVAWACVESGAGYTAAFSLQHVT